From a single Rosa rugosa chromosome 7, drRosRugo1.1, whole genome shotgun sequence genomic region:
- the LOC133719874 gene encoding putative pentatricopeptide repeat-containing protein At3g23330 translates to MTSSIDMYAKCGTIKYAERIFNNGSICRDVILWNSMITSYGIHGHGQQALGMYRKMKEEGFEPNETSFLSLLTACSHSGLLEEGIKFFHSMERNHNIRLTEKHYASFVDLLSRAGRFEEAEALIERMPFKPGSSVFEALLSGCQAHKNIELGIKTANRLLCIDSMNPSVYVGVSNIYAQARRWDDVNYIRNLMRTRGLRKTPGCSLIEVGNQVHTFFAGDNSHPNWADIYQHLENIRVEVEASGYIPNTSSVLRNVDEPMKIRLLWGHSERLAIAFGLLSTPAGSLIRITKNLRVCVDCHNVTKLISKMMRRELIVRDANRFHHFVNGKCSCNDYW, encoded by the coding sequence ATGACATCCTCAATTGATATGTATGCCAAGTGTGGAACAATAAAGTATGCTGAGAGGATATTTAACAATGGATCCATTTGTAGAGATGTTATCCTATGGAACTCTATGATAACAAGCTATGGTATTCATGGTCATGGACAGCAAGCTCTTGGTATGTATAGAAAAATGAAGGAGGAGGGATTTGAGCCAAACGAAACctcctttctttctcttctaACTGCTTGTAGTCACTCAGGACTTCTTGAAGAGGGGATCAAGTTTTTCCACAGCATGGAGAGAAACCATAACATTAGGCTGACAGAAAAACACTATGCTAGTTTTGTGGATCTTCTAAGCAGAGCAGGCAGATTTGAAGAAGCTGAGGCATTGATTGAACGAATGCCTTTTAAACCAGGAAGCTCTGTTTTTGAAGCATTGCTCAGTGGATGTCAAGCTCACAAGAACATTGAACTGGGTATAAAGACGGCAAATAGATTACTTTGTATTGATTCCATGAATCCTAGTGTTTATGTAGGTGTTTCAAATATTTATGCTCAAGCAAGGAGATGGGATGATGTGAACTACATTCGAAACCTCATGAGGACAAGAGGACTACGGAAAACACCCGGGTGTAGCTTGATTGAAGTGGGAAACCAGGTCCACACATTCTTCGCTGGAGACAATTCACATCCTAATTGGGCAGATATTTATCAGCATTTAGAGAACATAAGAGTAGAAGTGGAGGCTTCTGGTTATATCCCCAATACAAGCAGTGTTCTTCGCAATGTAGATGAGCCAATGAAGATAAGGCTGCTATGGGGGCACAGTGAGAGATTAGCCATTGCATTTGGGCTCTTAAGTACACCAGCTGGGAGCTTGATTAGAATCACAAAGAATCTAAGAGTGTGTGTTGATTGTCACAATGTGACTAAACTTATATCAAAGATGATGAGGAGGGAGCTTATTGTGAGAGATGCCAATCGTTTTCATCACTTTGTGAATGGGAAGTGCTCTTGTAATGATTACTGGTGA
- the LOC133722087 gene encoding double-stranded RNA-binding protein 3-like isoform X2: MSKNRLQEEAQKSRLKFPSYLHTREGPDHAPEFKATVKFNGKIYKSPTFYPTLRQAENAAAEVALNKGTKGGHKAAVLVSSKNRSAYMFKNRLQEKAQKSRLKFPSYSHTRKGPDHAPRFKATVNFDGKTFESPTFYPTLREAENAAAEVALNTVEKGGHHLALAAVLVSKTKTVVFLTLEVMFCCGFWWAVFNVIILGRGPYRGF, encoded by the coding sequence ATGTCTAAGAACCGATTGCAAGAGGAGGCTCAGAAAAGTCGTTTAAAATTTCCCTCGTATTTACACACCCGGGAAGGACCGGATCATGCCCCAGAATTCAAAGCAACCGTCAAATTCAATGGAAAAATTTACAAAAGTCCTACCTTTTACCCTACTCTTAGACAGGCAGAGAATGCTGCAGCAGAAGTAGCATTGAACAAAGGTACAAAAGGAGGGCATAAGGCCGCAGTACTGGTGAGTAGCAAAAACCGTAGTGCATACATGTTTAAGAACCGATTGCAAGAGAAGGCTCAGAAAAGTCGTTTAAAATTTCCCTCCTATTCACACACCCGGAAAGGACCGGATCATGCCCCACGATTCAAAGCAACCGTCAACTTCGATGGAAAAACTTTTGAAAGTCCAACCTTTTACCCTACTCTTAGAGAGGCAGAGAATGCTGCAGCAGAAGTAGCATTGAACACAGTTGAAAAAGGAGGGCATCACCTAGCATTGGCCGCAGTACTGGTGAGTAAAACAAAAACCGTAGTCTTTCTAACTTTGGAGGTCATGTTTTGTTGTGGGTTTTGGTGGGCTGTGTTCAATGTTATCATTTTGGGCCGTGGTCCATATAGAGGGTTCTAG
- the LOC133722087 gene encoding double-stranded RNA-binding protein 3-like isoform X1, which yields MGLTSERDMSKNRLQEEAQKSRLKFPSYLHTREGPDHAPEFKATVKFNGKIYKSPTFYPTLRQAENAAAEVALNKGTKGGHKAAVLVSSKNRSAYMFKNRLQEKAQKSRLKFPSYSHTRKGPDHAPRFKATVNFDGKTFESPTFYPTLREAENAAAEVALNTVEKGGHHLALAAVLVSKTKTVVFLTLEVMFCCGFWWAVFNVIILGRGPYRGF from the exons ATGGGTCTGACATCTGAGAGAG ACATGTCTAAGAACCGATTGCAAGAGGAGGCTCAGAAAAGTCGTTTAAAATTTCCCTCGTATTTACACACCCGGGAAGGACCGGATCATGCCCCAGAATTCAAAGCAACCGTCAAATTCAATGGAAAAATTTACAAAAGTCCTACCTTTTACCCTACTCTTAGACAGGCAGAGAATGCTGCAGCAGAAGTAGCATTGAACAAAGGTACAAAAGGAGGGCATAAGGCCGCAGTACTGGTGAGTAGCAAAAACCGTAGTGCATACATGTTTAAGAACCGATTGCAAGAGAAGGCTCAGAAAAGTCGTTTAAAATTTCCCTCCTATTCACACACCCGGAAAGGACCGGATCATGCCCCACGATTCAAAGCAACCGTCAACTTCGATGGAAAAACTTTTGAAAGTCCAACCTTTTACCCTACTCTTAGAGAGGCAGAGAATGCTGCAGCAGAAGTAGCATTGAACACAGTTGAAAAAGGAGGGCATCACCTAGCATTGGCCGCAGTACTGGTGAGTAAAACAAAAACCGTAGTCTTTCTAACTTTGGAGGTCATGTTTTGTTGTGGGTTTTGGTGGGCTGTGTTCAATGTTATCATTTTGGGCCGTGGTCCATATAGAGGGTTCTAG
- the LOC133720532 gene encoding phytyl ester synthase 1, chloroplastic isoform X2, whose translation MTPTCGQLTTRAKSNGQDGTLSLPLRPTSGLDGTGCGLILHHKALQKVFEVRCLHIPVNDRTPFEGLVKLVEETIRVEHASSPNKPIYLVGDSFGGCLSLAVAARNPTIDLVLILVNPATSIERSQLLPLFPILEAMPEELHITVPYLLSFVMGDPIKMATVNIKNRLPPGLKFTQISQNLTALLPCLSSLADIIPRETLLWKLKLLRSAAGYANSRLHAVKAEVLVLASDKDNMVPSRDEVERLRNSLQNCSIRHFPDNGHTLLLEDGVNLLTVIKRTLKYRRSRKHDSVSDFLPPSMTEFNYAFDETVGLLRFAAGSAFFSTLEDGTVVRGLAGVPIEGPVLIVGYHNIMGLEMYSLVEEFLREKKIMVRGLAHPELLLGKSSADFDLFNVFGALPVTARNLFKALSSNSHVLLYPGGAREALHYKGEEYKLFWPDQPEFVRMAARFGATIVPFAAVGEDDLLELVLDYNDIKKIPVVGDYFINANNDAMKLREDTPGEVANQDLFFPGILPKLPGRYYHLFGKPIETKGREEILKDKDSANKLYLEIQSEIERSLAYLIKKREEDPYRNLIDRTVYRALYSRLDEIPTFEP comes from the exons TTGCATCATAAAGCTCTTCAGAA GGTCTTTGAAGTTCGATGCTTGCATATTCCAGTTAATGATCGAACACCATTTGAAG GGCTGGTGAAATTGGTGGAAGAAACTATTAGGGTTGAGCATGCTTCATCTCCCAACAAGCCAATTTATTTGGTAGGAGATTCTTTTGGAGGATGCCTATCACTTGCCGTTGCTGCACGTAATCCTACCATTGACCTAGTACTGATACTAGTCAACCCAG CAACATCCATCGAGAGGTCTCAGTTGCTACCTCTGTTCCCAATCTTGGAGGCTATGCCTGAAGAATTACATATCACAGTTCCCTATCTTCTCAGCTTTGTTATGG GTGATCCAATAAAAATGGCGACGGTTAACATAAAAAATAGGCTTCCTCCCGGTTTAAAATTTACGCAAATATCGCAGAACCTCACTGCTTTGCTACCATGTCTCTCT TCTTTGGCCGATATTATACCAAGGGAAACTCTTCTTTGGAAGTTGAAGCTGCTCAGATCAGCTGCTGGTTATGCAAATTCCCGTCTTCATGCTGTTAAAGCTGAAGTACTTGTGTTGGCTAG tGACAAGGATAACATGGTTCCTAGTCGGGATGAAGTGGAACGACTAAGGAACTCATTACAGAACTGTTCAATTCGTCACTTCCCAGACAATGGGCATACCCTGTTACTG GAAGATGGGGTTAATTTGTTGACGGTTATAAAACGTACTCTCAAATATCGCCGTTCGAGGAAGCATGATAGTGTCTCAGATTTCCTTCCTCCTAGTATGACAGAATTCAACTATGCATTTGATGAAACAGTCGG ATTGTTACGCTTTGCTGCTGGTTCTGCTTTTTTCTCAACATTGGAAGATGGAACGGTAGTGAGAGGTCTTGCAGGAGTTCCAATTGAAGGACCTGTCTTAATTGTTGGCTATCATAATATAATGGGGCTAGAAATGTATTCTTTAGTTGAAGAAtttttaagagaaaagaaaataatggtTCGTGGTTTAGCACATCCAGAACTGTTGTTGGGGAAGAGCTCAGCTGATTTTGACTTGTTCAACGTATTTGGTGCATTACCTGTTACGGCAAGAAATCTATTCAAAGCGCTTTCATCAAACTCACATGTTCTCTTGTATCCTGGTGGTGCACGTGAAGCTCTCCATTACAAG GGTGAAGAATACAAGTTATTCTGGCCTGATCAACCTGAATTTGTCAGAATGGCTGCACGTTTTGGGGCCACAATTGTACCATTTGCAGCTGTAGGAGAAGATGACTTACTCGAA TTGGTTCTCGACTACAATGACATAAAGAAGATCCCTGTGGTGGGCGACTATTTCATCAATGCTAATAATGATGCTATGAAATTGAG GGAGGATACACCTGGAGAAGTTGCCAACCAAGACCTCTTCTTTCCGGGAATTCTGCCCAAGTTACCAGGCCGCTATTACCATTTGTTTGGGAAACCGATAGAAACAAAAGGAAGGGAAGAGATCCTGAAAGACAAAGACAGTGCAAACAAATTGTATTTGGAGATACAATCTGAAATTGAACGAAGTTTAGCATACTTAATCAAGAAGCGAGAGGAGGATCCTTACAGGAATCTTATTGACAGAACAGTATATCGGGCACTATATTCCCGTTTAGATGAAATTCCAACATTTGAGCCTTGA
- the LOC133723859 gene encoding pentatricopeptide repeat-containing protein At3g12770-like: MRSLFLLLHRFVPNTPFKLSPSSSFSAYASSSSIKFPNLNQPQPKVQNFLSLLQRFSKSLIWVNSIHAQIITNALFRDQSLVSKLVRVYCDLGSLVYARHVFDECPHPKTILYNAMIYGYLRKERYNEALELFGLMGSCNVEVDSYTCNYALKACMGLSDYDTGVEVMKRAVDKGVESNGFLGSSMINFLMKFGNVDEAQRCFDRMPERDVVCWNSMIGGYVQAGQFGKAFDLFHEMCDCGIRPSSVTMLTMIQVCIKTADFKLAKCVHGSIVGLGMSNEVSVLTSLVDMYSNIGDVLSACWVFETMPKRNLVSWNVMISGCVQNGMVHESFAFFGRLVASGVRFDSGTMVSLIQGCSQTADLKGGKILHCCSLRRGFDLNPILSTATVDLYSKCGAVKQATFVFDRMEERNVVTWTAMLVGLTQNGHAEEALKLFCQMQKEGVAANSVTLVSLVHSCAHLGSLKKGKSVHAHIIQQGHSFDVVNMTSLIDMYAKCGTIKYAERIFNNGSICRDVILWNSMITSYGIHGHGQQALGMYRKMKEEGFEPNETTFLSLLTACSHSGLLEEGIKFFHSMERNHNIRLTEKHYASFVDLLSRAGRFEEAEALIEQMPFKPGSSVFEALLSGCQAHKNIELGIKTADRLLCIDSMNPSVYVVVSNIYAQARRWDDVNYIRTLMRTRGLRKTPGCSLIEVGNQVHTFFAGDNSHPNWAEIYQHLENIRVEVEASGYIPNTSSVLRNVDEPMKIRLLWGHSERLAIAFGLLSTPAGSLIRITKNLRVCVDCHNVTKLISKMMRRELIVRDANRFHHFVNGKCSCNDYW; the protein is encoded by the coding sequence atgcgttctctcttccttcttcttcatcgcTTTGTGCCCAATACACCCTTCAAGCTCAGCCCCTCATCTTCTTTCTCAGcctatgcttcttcttcttcaatcaaatTTCCCAACTTGAACCAACCCCAACCTAAAGTTCAAAACTTTTTGTCACTCTTGCAACGATTTTCGAAAAGTCTCATCTGGGTCAACTCCATTCATGCCCAGATCATCACCAATGCGCTATTCAGAGACCAAAGTTTGGTCTCAAAGCTTGTTAGAGTGTACTGCGACTTGGGTAGTTTGGTTTATGCACGCCACGTGTTTGATGAATGTCCTCACCCAAAAACCATTCTTTACAATGCTATGATTTATGGGTACTTGAGAAAAGAGAGGTACAATGAGGCCCTTGAGTTGTTTGGATTGATGGGTTCTTGTAATGTGGAGGTGGATAGTTATACATGTAACTATGCGCTCAAGGCGTGCATGGGGCTTTCGGATTATGATACGGGTGTGGAGGTTATGAAGAGAGCTGTGGATAAAGGGGTTGAAAGCAATGGGTTCTTGGGGAGTTCAATGATAAACTTTTTGATGAAATTCGGTAATGTTGATGAGGCGCAGAGGTGTTTTGATAGGATGCCGGAAAGAGATGTTGTTTGTTGGAATTCCATGATTGGTGGCTATGTGCAAGCTGGTCAGTTCGGCAAGGCATTTGATTTGTTTCATGAAATGTGTGATTGCGGCATTAGGCCGAGTTCAGTAACTATGCTGACCATGATTCAAGTATGCATTAAAACTGCGGATTTCAAGCTTGCGAAATGTGTTCATGGTAGCATAGTTGGACTGGGAATGAGCAATGAGGTTTCGGTGCTTACCTCGTTGGTTGATATGTATAGTAATATTGGTGACGTGCTTAGTGCATGTTGGGTTTTTGAGACCATGCCGAAAAGAAATTTGGTTTCCTGGAATGTCATGATCTCAGGATGTGTTCAAAATGGTATGGTGCATGAATCGTTTGCCTTCTTTGGTAGATTAGTTGCAAGTGGTGTTAGGTTTGATTCAGGGACCATGGTGAGCCTAATTCAGGGTTGTTCCCAAACAGCTGATTTGAAAGGTGGAAAAATCCTGCACTGTTGTTCATTAAGGAGGGGTTTTGACTTAAATCCCATTTTGTCCACTGCCACTGTTGATCTTTACTCTAAATGTGGTGCAGTAAAGCAGGCAACTTTTGTCTTTGACAGAATGGAAGAGAGGAACGTTGTTACGTGGACCGCTATGCTTGTGGGACTAACACAAAATGGGCATGCAGAAGAAGCCTTGAAGCTATTCTGTCAGATGCAAAAAGAGGGAGTTGCTGCCAATTCAGTGACACTGGTTAGTTTAGTCCATTCTTGTGCCCATTTGGGCTCTCTGAAGAAAGGAAAGAGTGTTCATGCTCACATAATCCAGCAGGGCCATTCATTTGACGTAGTTAACATGACATCCTTAATTGATATGTATGCCAAGTGTGGAACAATAAAGTATGCTGAGAGGATATTTAACAATGGATCCATTTGTAGAGATGTTATCCTATGGAACTCTATGATAACAAGCTATGGTATTCATGGTCATGGACAGCAAGCTCTTGGTATGTATAGAAAAATGAAGGAGGAGGGATTTGAGCCAAACGAAAccacctttctctctcttctaactGCTTGTAGTCACTCAGGACTTCTTGAAGAGGGGATCAAGTTTTTCCACAGCATGGAGAGAAACCATAACATTAGGCTGACAGAAAAACACTATGCTAGTTTTGTGGATCTTCTAAGCAGAGCAGGCAGATTTGAAGAAGCTGAGGCATTGATTGAACAAATGCCTTTTAAACCAGGAAGCTCTGTTTTTGAAGCATTGCTCAGTGGATGTCAAGCTCACAAGAACATTGAACTGGGTATAAAGACGGCAGATAGATTACTTTGTATTGATTCCATGAATCCTAGTGTTTATGTCGTTGTTTCAAATATTTATGCTCAAGCAAGGAGATGGGATGATGTGAACTACATTCGAACCCTCATGAGGACAAGAGGTCTAAGGAAAACACCGGGGTGTAGCTTGATTGAAGTGGGAAACCAGGTCCACACATTCTTCGCTGGAGACAATTCACATCCTAATTGGGCAGAGATTTATCAGCATTTAGAGAACATAAGAGTAGAAGTGGAGGCTTCTGGTTATATCCCCAATACAAGCAGTGTTCTTCGCAATGTGGATGAGCCAATGAAGATAAGGCTGCTATGGGGGCACAGCGAGAGATTAGCCATTGCATTTGGGCTCTTAAGTACACCAGCTGGGAGCTTGATTAGAATCACAAAGAATCTAAGAGTGTGTGTTGATTGTCACAATGTGACTAAACTTATATCAAAGATGATGAGGAGGGAGCTTATTGTGAGAGATGCCAATCGTTTTCATCACTTTGTGAATGGGAAGTGCTCTTGTAATGATTACTGGTGA